One Malaclemys terrapin pileata isolate rMalTer1 chromosome 9, rMalTer1.hap1, whole genome shotgun sequence DNA window includes the following coding sequences:
- the ATP1B4 gene encoding protein ATP1B4 yields the protein MEMKATSGGAEGQREIYHQKPENKDEEKGQHSEDEQEKHKEKMGKKTLADVIREMKTFLWNSEKKECMGRTAQSWGLILFFYLILYMFLAGMFSFCMYGLLLTLSPYTPTYRDRVSPPGVMIRPYLHGFTIAFNVSEPSTWTPYVNSMHHFLQAYDDNVQEEKNIECPAGQYFVQDGAESEEKKACQFKRSQLQNCSGIEDPTFGYSTGQPCILLKMNRIIGYRAGYGTPVSVNCAVQKGNESALKSVDFYPGNGTFDLMYYPYYGKLTHVNYTSPLVALHFTDVKKNDFVPIQCRLNGEGIVNNMTNDRFLGRITFTLNIRM from the exons GAAAATAAGGATGAAGAGAAAGGACAACACTCTGAAGACGAGCAGGAAAAGCACAAGGAAAAGATGGGGAAGAAAACTTTGGCAGATGTAATTCGAGAAATGAAAACTTTCCTGTGGAATTCAGAGAAGAAAGAATGTATGGGAAGaacagctcagagctggg GCTTGATCTTATTCTTTTACCTCATTTTGTACATGTTTCTGGCTGGGATGTTCTCCTTTTGTATGTATGGGTTGCTGCTCACTCTCAGCCCCTACACGCCTACGTACAGGGACAGAGTCTCGCCGCCAG GAGTAATGATTAGACCATACTTACATGGATTTACCATCGCCTTCAATGTCTCCGAACCCAGCACATGGACACCTTATGTGAACAGCATGCATCACTTCCTACAAG CTTATGATGACAACGTTCAAGAGGAAAAGAACATTGAGTGCCCAGCAGGCCAATACTTTGTTCAAGATGGTGCAGAAAGCGAAGAGAAGAAAGCCTGCCAGTTCAAGCGATCACAACTGCAGAACTGTTCTGGGATTGAGGATCCCACGTTTGGCTACTCTACAGGCCAGCCATGCATCTTGCTGAAGATGAACCGG ATCATAGGCTATCGAGCTGGCTATGGGACACCTGTGAGCGTGAACTGTGCCGTTCAG AAAGGAAATGAAAGTGCTCTTAAATCAGTGGACTTCTATCCAGGCAACGGAACATTTGATCTCATGTACTATCCCTACTATGGCAAACTCACTCAC GTCAACTACACCTCCCCCCTGGTGGCTCTGCACTTCACAGATGTGAAGAAGAATGATTTTGTCCCCATTCAGTGCAGGCTGAACGGGGAAGGAATTGTGAATAATATGACTAATGATCGTTTCCTGGGCCGAATCACCTTTACACTCAACATCAGAATGTAG